Proteins encoded together in one Diabrotica undecimpunctata isolate CICGRU chromosome 3, icDiaUnde3, whole genome shotgun sequence window:
- the LOC140435431 gene encoding uncharacterized protein — translation MFVNHDKISSLLNDTLLFWKIDTYPFKKERKVAQFMEKVLKFFLFWYPGVATANTLLVFLLPLIIHKRILPVSTFVPEYPPYWLLYLIECYGFTVIYIGVVYFDVLIGTLVMMVVIQWKLLNGKIHDVLERPVTNQKEKNLLQADIKTCIDYHNFLLNFVARINGTLYVTFLFYIVVTVLSACADTFIILRGNWGPNWKNWGHSAKDRRPLQKSSRSTRIGGCGDGPAPHRTEKKLYCKKS, via the exons ATGTTCGTAAACCACGATAAAATATCAAGCTTACTAAATGATACGCTTCTTTTCTGGAAAATCGATACATACccatttaaaaaagaaagaaaagtagCTCAGTTCATGGAGAAGGTCCTTAAATTCTTCTTATTTTGGTATCCAGGCGTTGCAACTGCCAATACTctgcttgtatttcttcttccaTTGATAATACATAAAAGGATCTTGCCTGTATCAACATTCGTTCCAGAATATCCTCCGTATTGGCTACTATACTTAATAGAGTGCTATGGTTTTACCGTCATATATATTGGCGTAGTATATTTTGACGTACTGATTGGAACTTTGGTAATGATGGTAGTTATTCAATGGAAACTCTTAAACGGAAAAATTCATGATGTTCTCGAAAGACCTGTAACCAATcaaaaagaaaagaatttgttgCAAGCAGATATTAAGACTTGCATAGATTATCACAATTTTTTATTGAA TTTTGTTGCCAGAATTAACGGGACTCTCTATgtcacatttttattttatatcgtTGTGACGGTATTATCGGCTTGTGCAGATACCTTCATCATACTAAGGGG AAATTGGGGCCCCAATTGGAAAAACTGGGGCCACTCGGCTAAGGATAGAAGGCCCCTACAGAAATCTTCCCGGTCCACCAGGATTGGAGGTTGTGGCGATGGGCCTGCTCCTCATCGCACGGAAAAAAAACTGTATTGCAAAAAATCCTAG
- the LOC140435453 gene encoding uncharacterized protein, producing MNSFVYLSTIYLCFLVFVFEKNLDLLKITDTLESLILLFHGLLTLVAAYMKHAEILDLIRDMKNFWELDDVLDEDERNANFAILKTVKIIFIYFLGFAVIPSSFFYFRPFILRKRVLAFNSYIPESIPYPLLYLLETYAFVVIDFSCMAWDGFCATVIILAYVQWRILNREIRRVLELKIESEEDKETMKKKVKRCIDHHHFLYRYSSKINDAMSNILLIFFALTVSANCIEIFKISNKPPIKEILLCVTYVGSLTNEFVIFYCIPGQLLTSEAERTDFYSYCSNWYESGIVYKKSIMRMICMMSRQKVVITAGKIVNIGMETGLQTYKVVVSYYMFLRTIQSSQ from the exons ATGAATTCTTTTGTTTATTTAAGTACGATTTATTTGTGCTTTTTGGTTTTTGTATTTGAAAAGAATTTGGATTTATTGAAAATAACCGACACTCTTGAGTCCTTGATTCTGCTTTTTCAT GGACTTTTAACATTGGTAGCTGCATATATGAAACACGCAGAGATACTAGATTTGATACGTGATATGAAAAATTTTTGGGAACTGGATGATGTACTAGACGAAGATGAAAGAAACGCTAACTTCGCTATATTAAAAACAGtcaaaatcatatttatttactttttaggTTTTGCTGTAATACCTTCATCGTTTTTCTATTTTAGACCATTCATTTTACGAAAGAGGGTGCTAGCGTTCAACAGTTATATTCCTGAAAGTATCCCCTACCCACTATTGTATCTTCTTGAAACTTACGCATTTGTTGTGATAGATTTTTCTTGCATGGCTTGGGATGGATTCTGCGCAACCGTTATCATTTTGGCATATGTGCAATGGCGAATCTTAAATCGAGAAATTAGAAGAGTGTTAGAACTCAAAATTGAAAGTGAAGAAGATAAGGAAACGATGAAGAAGAAAGTGAAAAGATGCATCGATCACCATCATTTTTTGTATAG GTATTCAAGTAAAATAAACGACGCCATGTCCaatattttgttgatattttttgcTCTTACGGTGTCAGCCAACtgtattgaaatttttaaaatttcgaaTAA gccACCCATTAAAGAAATATTATTGTGTGTAACCTATGTGGGCAGTTTAACAAACGAATTCGTTATATTTTACTGTATTCCTGGACAGCTTTTGACATCTGAG gcTGAAAGAACTGACTTCTATTCGTATTGTTCCAACTGGTACGAAAGTGGAATAGTCTATAAAAAGTCAATTATGAGAATGATTTGCATGATGAGCCGTCAGAAAGTTGTTATTACTGCTGGGAAAATTGTCAACATTGGTATGGAAACTGGACTGCAG acGTATAAAGTGGTCGTCTCATATTATATGTTCTTACGGACCATTCAATCATCACAATAA